One window of Brevibacillus choshinensis genomic DNA carries:
- a CDS encoding Gfo/Idh/MocA family protein, with the protein MRFGIIGTNWITEEFIRSGKEVEGFSLTAVYSRTEERARSFAQTHEAPYVFTDVETMAKSKVLDAVYIASPNSFHAKQAIQCMEHGLHVLCEKPVGSNAAEAKAMIQAAKENGVLLMEAVKSTLAPNFQAIQDNIHKLGKIRRYFAGNCQYSSRYDAYKEGTVLNAFDPVFSNGAMMDIGIYCLYPLVVLFGKPSAVKAEAIMLDSGVDGEGSILMKYEDKEAVVIYSKITDSYLPAEIQGENATMVIDKINHLKKIEIRYRDGRVEDVTRPQTPNLMHYEIREFMELVKQGARESATNTHVNSLITLEIMDEARKQIGLVYPADRLGADS; encoded by the coding sequence ATGCGATTTGGCATAATTGGAACGAATTGGATTACGGAAGAGTTCATTCGTTCAGGAAAAGAAGTAGAAGGGTTTTCTTTGACAGCTGTTTATTCACGCACCGAAGAACGCGCCAGATCTTTCGCGCAGACGCATGAGGCACCTTATGTTTTTACGGACGTCGAGACGATGGCAAAAAGCAAGGTACTTGATGCCGTGTATATCGCCAGTCCAAATTCTTTTCATGCCAAGCAAGCGATCCAATGCATGGAGCATGGGCTGCACGTACTGTGTGAAAAGCCGGTAGGGTCCAATGCTGCGGAGGCAAAAGCCATGATACAAGCAGCGAAGGAAAACGGTGTGCTTCTCATGGAAGCTGTGAAATCAACGCTGGCACCTAATTTCCAGGCGATTCAGGATAACATTCACAAGCTGGGGAAAATTCGGCGGTATTTTGCAGGGAACTGCCAATATTCTTCTCGCTATGATGCGTATAAAGAAGGAACAGTCCTCAATGCGTTTGACCCTGTTTTTTCAAACGGCGCCATGATGGATATCGGTATTTATTGTTTGTACCCGTTGGTGGTCTTGTTCGGGAAGCCTTCCGCGGTCAAGGCGGAGGCGATCATGCTCGATTCAGGCGTCGACGGAGAAGGAAGTATCCTGATGAAGTACGAGGACAAAGAAGCTGTAGTGATCTACTCAAAAATTACGGACTCGTATTTGCCAGCAGAAATTCAGGGCGAGAACGCTACGATGGTCATTGATAAAATCAATCATTTGAAAAAGATAGAAATACGGTACCGGGATGGACGAGTAGAAGATGTAACGAGACCACAGACTCCCAACCTGATGCATTACGAAATCAGGGAATTTATGGAATTGGTGAAGCAGGGGGCGCGGGAATCAGCCACGAACACCCATGTGAATTCGTTGATCACGCTGGAGATCATGGATGAGGCGAGAAAACAGATCGGACTCGTTTATCCTGCAGACCGATTAGGTGCCGACTCGTAG
- a CDS encoding DinB family protein, with translation MPNRPTKDEYSAYYGTYIDLVPEGDLLQSLSLHMEETTKKFSALTEEQEAHRYAPGKWSVKEVLGHIIDTERIMSYRLLRFARGDETPLSGYEDEAYVTEGSFDSRRLSDLVEEYKAVRGATLALIKGVPTDAWTRKGMANNSECSARALAYIIAGHELHHGKILMERYHV, from the coding sequence ATGCCAAACCGTCCAACGAAAGACGAATACAGTGCGTACTACGGGACCTATATTGATCTGGTTCCAGAAGGGGATCTGCTGCAATCGTTATCTCTGCACATGGAGGAAACCACCAAGAAGTTTTCGGCCCTTACGGAAGAGCAAGAAGCTCATCGCTACGCCCCCGGTAAATGGTCGGTGAAGGAAGTGCTTGGACATATCATCGATACGGAGAGAATCATGTCCTATCGCTTGCTGAGATTTGCGAGAGGTGACGAGACTCCTTTATCCGGCTATGAAGATGAAGCCTATGTGACGGAGGGTTCTTTTGACTCTCGCCGACTGTCTGATCTGGTGGAAGAGTACAAGGCGGTGCGAGGAGCCACTCTTGCCTTGATCAAGGGGGTGCCAACGGATGCTTGGACTCGAAAGGGAATGGCTAACAACAGCGAATGTTCGGCTAGGGCATTGGCGTATATCATTGCGGGTCATGAGCTCCATCATGGCAAGATTCTAATGGAAAGATATCACGTATAG
- a CDS encoding aminotransferase codes for MDIKLFAVEDWMNKYEMSATYNIAETCVDSLTIEELISIDGTNPADFFQSLYAKKLTYGHIEGSPEFRSMVAEMYESIDPHQVLVMNGGIAANFLVFYSLVKPGDHVISVHPTYQQIYEVPKSFGASVDLLHLKPENGYLPDLDELRSLVRENTKLICINNPNNPSGAIMERDVLEQIVEIARSCGAYLLCDEVYRNLLQDDDLIVPSVADLYEKGISTSSMSKALSLAGLRLGWIAAPQEVIEECIKHRDYTTISVGMLDDILAVHAMKNYDLILKRNRKIIKDNLVILDEWVAQEPAVTYVKPRAGTTAMLKYDLPVSSVAFCEGLLKETGAFLTPGICFDMDGWVRIGYACETEMLRQGLQKVSEYIHSLR; via the coding sequence GTGGATATCAAGTTGTTTGCAGTAGAAGACTGGATGAACAAGTATGAGATGAGCGCGACCTACAATATCGCGGAAACATGCGTAGACTCTTTGACGATCGAAGAGCTCATTTCCATCGACGGTACGAATCCAGCTGACTTCTTCCAATCGCTGTATGCGAAAAAACTGACGTACGGCCATATCGAAGGCTCTCCAGAGTTCCGTTCAATGGTCGCCGAGATGTACGAATCGATTGATCCACATCAAGTGCTCGTTATGAATGGTGGAATCGCAGCCAACTTCCTGGTTTTTTACTCCCTTGTGAAGCCTGGCGATCACGTCATCTCCGTCCATCCGACCTATCAGCAAATTTATGAAGTACCCAAATCTTTTGGCGCTTCTGTTGATTTGCTGCATTTGAAGCCAGAAAATGGTTACTTGCCTGATCTCGATGAGCTACGCTCCCTTGTGCGAGAGAATACAAAGCTAATCTGCATCAACAATCCAAACAATCCATCCGGCGCGATCATGGAACGGGATGTCTTGGAGCAGATCGTGGAAATCGCCCGCTCCTGCGGCGCTTATCTGCTGTGTGACGAGGTGTATCGCAATCTTTTGCAGGATGATGATCTGATCGTCCCTTCCGTTGCCGATCTGTACGAAAAAGGAATTAGTACGTCGAGTATGTCAAAAGCACTCTCGTTGGCTGGACTTCGTCTCGGCTGGATCGCTGCTCCACAGGAAGTGATTGAAGAATGCATCAAGCATCGGGACTATACCACGATCAGCGTCGGCATGCTGGATGATATTTTGGCTGTTCATGCCATGAAAAACTACGACCTGATCTTGAAACGCAATCGCAAAATCATCAAGGACAACTTGGTTATTCTGGATGAATGGGTAGCTCAGGAGCCTGCTGTCACGTATGTGAAACCACGTGCAGGAACGACTGCGATGTTGAAATATGATCTACCCGTTTCTTCTGTCGCCTTTTGTGAAGGACTGCTGAAAGAAACCGGTGCCTTCCTGACACCCGGCATTTGTTTCGATATGGATGGCTGGGTACGAATTGGCTACGCGTGTGAAACGGAGATGCTGCGCCAGGGCCTGCAAAAAGTATCCGAATACATCCATTCTCTTCGATAA
- the zwf gene encoding glucose-6-phosphate dehydrogenase yields MESMTFVLFGATGDLAKRKIYPALYNLYLDKKMPSTFSIIGVGRRDWSDEEFQASIVKSVRTFSRRTQVESQQMDEFVEAFRYCAVDVTNPQAFIPLLERVKEREAALQIPENRMFYLSVAPEFFEVISSNIKTSGLGTTNGWKRLIIEKPFGNDLKSAQLLNEKLSAAFEEEEIYRIDHYLGKPMVQNLEALEFANPVFQALWNNQYIANVQITAGETVGVEERAGYYDHAGAIRDMVQNHMLQMLMMTAMHVPKRITANDIRAQKRQVMEAVRPLQKEEVSQHVVRGQYGAGEMLDKHVVGYRAEPGVQPQSMTDTFVAARVWIDDPYWKGVPFYIRTGKRMKEKSTKIVIEFKNPLEQLYHHQQEKPAPNLLIISVNPDEGIALQVNSKNPSNSGKIEPVTVDFSAGTKDVPEAYELLLFDALRGDSTYFAHWTEVELSWMWVEPILEAFRENLVPLHTYPAGSNGPDASEELLRADGFQWWLDKAPEREPIPSHS; encoded by the coding sequence ATGGAATCGATGACCTTTGTGTTGTTTGGTGCTACAGGAGATTTGGCAAAGCGTAAAATTTACCCTGCCTTGTACAATTTATATCTCGACAAAAAAATGCCTTCCACGTTTTCCATCATTGGAGTGGGCAGAAGAGACTGGTCAGACGAAGAGTTTCAAGCAAGTATTGTGAAATCAGTGCGTACATTTTCTCGCCGTACCCAAGTAGAGTCACAGCAGATGGACGAGTTTGTCGAAGCATTTCGCTATTGCGCAGTCGATGTGACGAATCCGCAAGCCTTCATTCCTTTGCTGGAACGTGTGAAGGAACGTGAAGCTGCCTTGCAAATACCTGAAAATCGGATGTTTTACTTGTCAGTGGCGCCCGAATTTTTCGAGGTGATCAGTTCGAATATAAAGACGAGCGGACTCGGCACGACGAACGGCTGGAAGCGACTGATTATCGAAAAACCGTTTGGGAATGATCTGAAATCAGCCCAACTACTAAATGAAAAACTCAGTGCTGCATTTGAGGAAGAAGAAATATACCGGATCGATCACTATTTGGGCAAACCGATGGTGCAAAATCTGGAGGCACTGGAATTTGCCAATCCCGTTTTCCAGGCACTTTGGAACAACCAGTATATCGCTAATGTGCAAATCACGGCAGGTGAAACCGTCGGGGTAGAAGAGAGGGCAGGCTATTACGATCATGCAGGAGCGATTCGCGATATGGTGCAAAATCATATGCTGCAAATGCTGATGATGACGGCCATGCACGTGCCAAAACGGATTACGGCCAATGATATTCGAGCACAGAAGCGCCAGGTGATGGAAGCCGTACGACCTTTGCAAAAGGAAGAAGTAAGCCAGCATGTGGTCCGTGGCCAGTACGGGGCAGGAGAAATGTTGGACAAGCACGTAGTCGGTTACCGTGCAGAGCCAGGGGTTCAACCTCAATCGATGACGGATACGTTTGTAGCGGCTCGTGTCTGGATTGATGATCCGTACTGGAAGGGCGTCCCGTTCTATATTCGTACAGGCAAGCGAATGAAGGAAAAATCGACGAAAATCGTAATTGAGTTCAAAAATCCGTTGGAACAGCTGTACCATCATCAACAAGAGAAACCAGCACCCAATTTACTCATTATCAGCGTGAATCCAGATGAGGGCATCGCCCTGCAGGTGAATAGTAAGAATCCATCCAATAGCGGTAAGATTGAGCCCGTCACCGTTGACTTTTCGGCGGGGACTAAAGACGTACCAGAAGCATATGAGCTGTTGCTGTTCGATGCGTTGAGAGGAGATTCCACGTACTTCGCTCACTGGACAGAAGTAGAGCTTTCATGGATGTGGGTCGAGCCAATTTTAGAGGCTTTTAGGGAAAATCTTGTGCCTTTGCACACGTATCCGGCAGGTTCGAACGGCCCCGACGCATCGGAGGAATTGTTGCGAGCAGATGGTTTTCAATGGTGGCTGGACAAAGCGCCAGAACGCGAACCGATCCCGAGTCATTCATAA
- a CDS encoding YitT family protein, with the protein MNTSEEKKKINHKRLTIRNIVKRGIFITIGAIIMAYGLEGVLIPNNIIDGGVTGLSMILSHVTAINLSLFLVILNLPFFFLGYKQIGKTFAISMLYGIVALSVATSFMHHIQPIVENELLAVVFGGLILGVGVGLTIRNGGVLDGTETLAILVEKRLPFSVGEIIMFVNVIIFSIAAFVFSLENALFSMLTYYVAFRTIDIVVKGLDDMKSVYIISDNTTEIADAITERLGRGVTYLHGEGSYSGEDKRVILCVFTRLEETKLKDIIRELDPQAFTIATDVSSVHGGRFKKKDIH; encoded by the coding sequence ATGAATACATCTGAAGAAAAAAAGAAAATTAATCATAAAAGATTAACAATAAGAAATATTGTCAAAAGGGGTATATTTATTACGATTGGTGCCATTATTATGGCTTACGGGTTAGAAGGTGTATTAATCCCAAACAATATCATTGACGGTGGAGTAACAGGCTTATCCATGATATTAAGTCATGTAACGGCTATCAACCTTAGTTTGTTTTTAGTAATTTTAAACTTACCTTTCTTTTTCTTAGGATATAAGCAAATAGGAAAAACCTTTGCAATTAGTATGTTATATGGAATCGTAGCTCTTTCTGTAGCCACTTCCTTCATGCATCATATACAACCGATTGTAGAAAATGAACTGCTAGCAGTTGTTTTCGGGGGCTTAATATTAGGAGTAGGAGTAGGCTTAACCATTAGAAATGGTGGAGTCTTAGATGGAACGGAAACATTAGCGATTTTAGTGGAGAAGAGGTTACCGTTTTCTGTTGGTGAAATCATCATGTTTGTTAACGTGATTATATTCTCCATCGCGGCATTTGTGTTCTCTTTAGAAAATGCTTTATTTTCGATGCTTACTTATTACGTTGCCTTTAGAACTATTGACATTGTAGTAAAAGGATTGGATGATATGAAATCAGTGTATATCATAAGTGATAATACCACTGAGATTGCGGATGCGATTACCGAGCGATTAGGTCGAGGGGTAACTTATTTGCACGGTGAAGGTTCTTATAGTGGCGAAGATAAACGAGTTATTTTATGTGTTTTTACAAGGTTAGAGGAAACAAAACTGAAAGATATTATTAGAGAATTAGACCCGCAAGCATTTACGATTGCTACGGATGTATCTTCCGTTCATGGTGGTCGATTTAAGAAAAAAGACATTCATTAA
- a CDS encoding homoserine dehydrogenase — protein sequence MSVGVVKVGLLGLGTVGGGVIKTIRSQQEKLSSRLGKRIEIVKALVRDSEKERAVHLDRSVLTTDFEDVLKSDVDIVVEVMGGVDPTYDYVRALIEKGCHVVTANKELLAKRGTELVDLANQHQVHLAYEASVAGGIPILSVLRQFLRTNDISGIRGILNGTTNFILTKMETEQLSYQEVLKQAQELGYAEADPRSDVEGFDAMYKLYILAQLVYGECLPLAEVNRKGIADLTAGQIRIASELGYRIKLIAQANQSEEGIRLSVEPTMLPTGHPLAQIHDAFNAVQLSGNIVGDLLFTGRGAGELPTASAVVEDLAYLLTQPFTPHPTWKESDVLRVTEQLATAQSLCYLEGSAPAATPDRVLHFLRLAGVEVHKLKVQFDLGGVLRAGLITTGLRDEHEELLRSDFGLQVRCFPLLGTAE from the coding sequence ATGAGTGTTGGAGTCGTAAAAGTAGGGTTGTTGGGTTTGGGAACAGTGGGGGGCGGAGTGATCAAAACGATCCGTTCGCAACAGGAAAAGTTGTCGTCCCGTCTAGGAAAACGAATCGAGATCGTCAAAGCGCTCGTGCGTGACTCGGAAAAGGAAAGGGCCGTTCATCTCGATCGATCTGTGCTGACAACAGATTTTGAAGACGTGTTGAAAAGCGATGTAGATATCGTAGTCGAGGTCATGGGGGGTGTCGATCCTACTTATGATTACGTGCGTGCACTGATCGAAAAGGGCTGTCATGTGGTCACAGCGAACAAGGAGTTGCTGGCGAAAAGAGGTACGGAGCTCGTGGATTTGGCCAACCAACACCAAGTCCATTTGGCATACGAAGCGAGTGTGGCAGGGGGGATTCCGATCCTCAGTGTCCTGCGCCAGTTTCTTAGAACCAATGACATCAGCGGCATTCGAGGAATTCTCAATGGTACGACCAACTTCATTTTGACGAAAATGGAGACGGAGCAGCTCTCGTATCAGGAGGTCCTAAAGCAGGCTCAGGAGCTGGGGTATGCGGAAGCAGATCCTCGTTCGGACGTGGAAGGCTTTGATGCGATGTACAAATTGTATATTCTTGCACAGCTGGTATACGGAGAATGCTTGCCGCTGGCTGAAGTAAACAGGAAAGGCATTGCAGATCTGACGGCAGGCCAGATTCGGATCGCCAGTGAGCTGGGTTATCGGATCAAGCTGATTGCTCAGGCGAATCAGTCTGAGGAAGGAATTCGCCTCTCGGTTGAGCCAACGATGCTACCCACGGGTCATCCATTGGCACAAATTCATGATGCTTTCAACGCCGTACAACTGTCTGGCAACATTGTCGGTGATCTGTTGTTTACGGGCAGAGGAGCTGGCGAATTGCCGACCGCGAGTGCTGTAGTGGAGGATCTGGCCTATTTGCTGACGCAGCCATTTACGCCGCATCCGACGTGGAAGGAAAGCGACGTCTTGCGTGTTACGGAGCAACTGGCGACAGCGCAATCCTTGTGTTATCTGGAAGGATCAGCTCCAGCAGCTACCCCTGATCGCGTTCTACACTTTTTGCGACTGGCCGGAGTGGAGGTACATAAGCTCAAAGTACAGTTTGATCTGGGAGGAGTCTTGCGGGCAGGGCTGATTACAACGGGCTTACGAGATGAGCATGAAGAGCTGTTGAGGTCGGATTTTGGCTTGCAGGTGCGGTGTTTTCCATTACTCGGAACGGCTGAATAA
- a CDS encoding cyclase family protein, with protein sequence MKMYDVTGAVFEGMTVYKNKPEKQPKIKPVTNGYVTESRIELDVHTGTHVDAPLHMVTDGETFETIALDKLVGNCKVLDLTHVEDRITRGDLESFDIAPNDFLLFKTKNSWDEAFSFEFVYLAKDGAEYLASMGVRGVGTDALGIERSQEGHPTHKALFAGQVIIIEGLRLKDVPQGEFFLVAAPLKLIGTDAAPARVLLFDGVTISE encoded by the coding sequence ATGAAAATGTACGATGTAACCGGTGCTGTTTTTGAAGGAATGACGGTGTACAAAAACAAACCGGAGAAACAACCCAAGATCAAGCCTGTCACGAATGGCTATGTCACAGAGTCACGGATTGAACTGGACGTTCATACGGGTACGCATGTGGATGCCCCACTTCACATGGTGACAGATGGGGAAACGTTTGAAACGATTGCTTTGGACAAGCTGGTGGGGAATTGCAAAGTCCTCGACCTCACGCATGTGGAGGACCGAATCACCCGAGGGGACCTAGAGTCATTTGATATTGCACCTAATGATTTTCTGTTGTTCAAAACGAAAAATTCGTGGGATGAGGCGTTTTCTTTTGAATTCGTGTATTTGGCAAAGGACGGGGCCGAATACTTGGCGAGCATGGGTGTGCGTGGCGTGGGAACAGACGCCCTGGGGATTGAGCGCAGTCAGGAAGGGCACCCCACGCACAAAGCATTATTTGCCGGCCAGGTCATTATTATCGAGGGGTTGCGCTTGAAGGATGTACCCCAAGGGGAATTCTTCTTGGTGGCTGCTCCCTTAAAGCTGATCGGGACAGACGCTGCACCTGCCAGAGTCCTGCTGTTTGATGGGGTCACAATCTCGGAATAG
- a CDS encoding sensor histidine kinase, translated as MIIKHVMLQLFFALLPFILFNVYYRDKLRNYSKKFIIITSSLSLFLAMTFSCNLGPGYYFDVRHIIMYFGVIFGGLQTGCFLLIEFFVYRLYKGGDGIWVGSSIFLCTFFLSLFFNQIYKSTHRTTLVTCLAGGVLSIHPTLILYLNHPEKVTNNLFEHLIVFPLQYLIGIWLLTTLFHKAVSDKALFINYSENEKFEAISHVAASLAHEVRNPLTAVKGFLQLIRYSTLEQGKIEQYIDISLMEIDRTESVLSEYLSIAKPPSKQMGKTNLSHQVQVIIDVMSSYAIMSNVEIELEHKPVVPVWIIANGDEVKQVLVNFMKNAIEACVEVPHAKVSLSLNLVDRNVLLIIKDNGIGMSADQISRLGSIYYSTKSSGTGLGLTYSFQVIRAMGGSVAVQSEPRAGTRFTISIPLLEYAQETPATRIS; from the coding sequence ATGATTATCAAGCACGTGATGCTGCAGCTCTTCTTCGCTCTTTTGCCATTCATCCTTTTTAACGTCTACTATCGAGATAAACTTCGAAATTACAGCAAAAAATTTATCATCATCACGAGCTCGCTATCGCTGTTTTTGGCTATGACGTTCTCTTGCAATCTGGGACCCGGTTATTATTTTGATGTTCGCCATATCATCATGTATTTTGGAGTGATTTTTGGCGGTTTGCAGACAGGCTGTTTTCTCCTGATCGAGTTTTTCGTGTATCGATTGTACAAAGGGGGAGACGGCATATGGGTAGGTTCCAGCATTTTTCTGTGCACGTTTTTCTTGTCTTTATTTTTTAATCAGATTTATAAAAGTACACACCGGACAACGCTCGTCACGTGTTTGGCAGGGGGCGTTTTATCCATTCATCCTACTCTTATTCTGTATCTGAACCATCCCGAGAAGGTCACTAATAACCTCTTCGAACATTTGATTGTCTTTCCTCTACAGTATTTGATCGGGATATGGCTGTTGACGACGTTGTTTCACAAGGCTGTTTCCGACAAAGCCCTGTTTATCAACTACTCTGAAAATGAAAAGTTTGAAGCGATCAGTCACGTCGCTGCTTCTCTTGCTCATGAGGTACGCAATCCGCTCACCGCGGTAAAGGGATTTCTGCAGTTGATACGGTATAGCACTTTGGAGCAAGGAAAAATAGAGCAGTACATCGACATCAGCCTCATGGAAATTGATCGAACCGAGTCGGTGTTATCTGAATATCTCTCCATCGCTAAGCCGCCTAGCAAGCAAATGGGCAAAACAAACCTTTCGCACCAAGTGCAGGTCATCATCGATGTCATGTCGTCTTATGCGATCATGAGCAACGTAGAGATTGAGCTGGAGCACAAGCCTGTTGTACCCGTATGGATCATCGCGAATGGGGATGAAGTCAAACAGGTACTCGTGAATTTTATGAAGAATGCAATTGAAGCCTGTGTGGAAGTGCCACATGCTAAGGTGTCTCTCAGTTTGAATCTAGTGGACCGAAACGTATTACTGATCATCAAAGATAATGGAATTGGTATGAGTGCTGACCAGATTAGTCGACTGGGCTCAATTTATTACTCTACGAAGTCAAGCGGCACGGGTCTCGGGTTGACCTACTCGTTTCAAGTGATTCGCGCCATGGGCGGTTCAGTCGCCGTTCAAAGTGAGCCAAGAGCAGGGACGCGTTTTACGATTTCGATCCCGCTTCTTGAGTACGCACAGGAGACACCTGCCACTCGAATTAGCTGA
- a CDS encoding saccharopine dehydrogenase family protein, whose amino-acid sequence MRVAILGVGGVGQVSACELIKTSYVKKLVLADISIGPAEELAVELRRETDVEIEVKRVDARDVSSVQAILDDIDLLLHIGLPENNFDVMKACLNTRTHYIDTASSGPQWLRKQLAWNDQFRAAGILGIMGLGCDPGFSNIAARYAVDQLDEVDAILIRDGDNSVVDYDGFCSYFSPQTAIQECLAKPNYWTAAKGEQYLPTPFANKEEFEFPEPIGWLDCYHVEHEEATTLGETIGRAKGCKYVDFKYALHPDFVNTLQVLRYLGLDSDEEIEVKGVRVAPRDVVVTSMPKPADLAGKIHGYSSVGALVKGKKDNKRKEVYVYTIANHDEVFYKTEFQATIWQTGIPPVVAVDMIAEGLLTTTGCIPPELIDPIPFLDKLKVRGMVWDVIEKTSPLLQIT is encoded by the coding sequence ATGCGAGTCGCAATATTGGGTGTTGGCGGTGTAGGACAAGTAAGTGCGTGCGAACTCATTAAAACGTCATATGTGAAAAAACTGGTTCTGGCGGATATTTCCATCGGGCCTGCCGAAGAACTGGCCGTTGAGCTGCGTCGCGAAACCGATGTGGAGATCGAAGTAAAACGGGTGGATGCCCGCGATGTTTCCAGTGTGCAAGCCATTTTGGACGATATTGACCTTTTACTCCATATTGGATTACCGGAAAATAATTTTGACGTCATGAAGGCATGCCTGAATACCCGAACGCATTATATCGACACCGCTTCCTCTGGACCGCAGTGGCTGCGGAAGCAATTGGCTTGGAATGATCAGTTTCGTGCTGCAGGTATTCTCGGCATCATGGGGTTGGGTTGCGATCCCGGCTTTTCCAATATCGCTGCTCGGTACGCCGTGGATCAATTGGATGAAGTGGACGCCATTCTCATTCGGGATGGAGATAATTCTGTCGTGGACTATGACGGCTTTTGCTCCTACTTTAGTCCGCAGACTGCCATCCAGGAATGTCTGGCCAAACCGAACTATTGGACAGCGGCTAAGGGTGAGCAGTATCTACCGACTCCTTTTGCCAACAAGGAAGAATTTGAATTTCCTGAGCCCATCGGCTGGCTCGACTGCTATCATGTGGAGCACGAAGAAGCCACCACACTCGGTGAGACCATCGGCCGTGCCAAGGGCTGCAAATATGTTGATTTCAAGTACGCCCTGCATCCTGATTTTGTGAATACCTTGCAGGTCCTTCGTTATTTGGGCCTAGATAGTGACGAGGAAATTGAAGTCAAAGGCGTGAGGGTGGCCCCACGAGATGTCGTGGTGACTTCGATGCCCAAGCCAGCAGATCTGGCGGGCAAAATCCACGGGTATTCCAGCGTTGGCGCTCTCGTCAAAGGAAAAAAGGATAACAAGCGAAAAGAAGTTTACGTCTACACGATCGCCAATCATGACGAGGTTTTCTACAAAACGGAATTCCAGGCAACGATCTGGCAAACCGGCATCCCTCCAGTTGTTGCTGTGGACATGATTGCGGAGGGGTTACTGACGACGACAGGCTGCATACCACCCGAACTGATTGACCCGATCCCATTTCTCGATAAACTGAAAGTACGAGGCATGGTCTGGGATGTCATCGAGAAGACCTCTCCTCTCCTGCAGATCACGTAG